In Plantibacter sp. PA-3-X8, one DNA window encodes the following:
- a CDS encoding CaiB/BaiF CoA-transferase family protein codes for MAEQPSTGADTEAVLAATERLAVPPGSLEGVVVLDLSRVLAGPYAASMLADLGATVIKIENPNDPDVSRGFPPYLRDGDEEFSGYYGQYNRGKFGLALDLASDAGKEVLRDLVASADILVENFRPGTMAKLGLPYEALAAINPKLVYTAISGYGQTGSRSRRPAFDNTAQAAGGLWSMNGYADQPPVRVGVTIGDLSATMFGVIGTLAALRHAERTGVGQLVDVAQVDSIIAMTETAVVDYTVDGTVASPSGNEHAWVRPYELFPCADGQVFFGAYTDKLWKASCELFGTPEAIADPEIDTMRKRFDEEVYARRVKPLVVSWFADRTRAELEELAGDVVPLTAVKTIGEVVDDPGTAERDMVVETDYGSFGTLRSFGQPIKLSATPATTDRPANHMGEHADDVLTALAGYDADRIARLRADGVI; via the coding sequence ATGGCCGAGCAGCCGTCGACCGGAGCCGACACCGAAGCGGTCCTCGCCGCCACGGAACGACTCGCCGTCCCGCCGGGCTCGCTCGAGGGCGTGGTGGTCCTCGACCTCTCCCGCGTCCTCGCCGGCCCCTACGCAGCGTCGATGCTCGCCGACCTCGGCGCGACCGTCATCAAGATCGAGAACCCGAACGACCCCGACGTCTCCCGGGGCTTCCCGCCCTACCTGCGCGACGGCGACGAGGAGTTCAGCGGCTACTACGGCCAGTACAACCGCGGCAAGTTCGGCCTCGCGCTCGACCTCGCGAGCGACGCCGGCAAGGAGGTGCTGCGCGACCTCGTCGCGAGCGCCGACATCCTCGTCGAGAACTTCCGACCAGGGACGATGGCGAAGCTCGGCCTGCCGTACGAGGCGCTCGCCGCCATCAACCCGAAGCTCGTGTACACCGCGATCTCCGGCTACGGGCAGACGGGTTCCCGGAGCCGCCGTCCGGCGTTCGACAACACGGCGCAGGCCGCCGGCGGGCTCTGGTCCATGAACGGCTACGCGGACCAGCCGCCCGTGCGCGTCGGCGTCACGATCGGGGACCTCTCCGCCACGATGTTCGGCGTCATCGGCACCCTCGCCGCGCTCCGGCACGCCGAGCGCACCGGCGTCGGGCAGCTCGTCGACGTCGCCCAGGTCGACAGCATCATCGCGATGACCGAGACCGCCGTCGTCGACTACACCGTCGACGGGACGGTCGCCTCGCCGTCCGGCAATGAACACGCCTGGGTCCGGCCCTACGAGCTGTTCCCCTGTGCCGACGGACAGGTGTTCTTCGGCGCGTACACCGACAAGCTCTGGAAGGCGAGCTGCGAGCTGTTCGGCACACCCGAGGCGATCGCCGACCCCGAGATCGACACCATGCGCAAGCGCTTCGACGAGGAGGTCTACGCCCGACGCGTCAAGCCGCTCGTCGTCTCCTGGTTCGCAGACCGCACCCGCGCCGAGCTCGAGGAACTGGCCGGCGACGTCGTCCCGCTCACCGCCGTGAAGACCATCGGCGAGGTCGTCGACGACCCCGGGACCGCCGAACGCGACATGGTCGTCGAGACCGACTACGGTTCCTTCGGCACCCTCCGCTCCTTCGGCCAACCGATCAAACTGAGCGCGACCCCCGCGACCACCGACCGCCCCGCGAACCACATGGGCGAACACGCGGACGACGTGCTCACGGCGCTCGCCGGGTACGACGCGGATCGCATCGCCCGGTTGCGGGCCGACGGGGTGATCTGA
- a CDS encoding ABC transporter ATP-binding protein, whose translation MTDPATTPSLVKERPTPALEARGVSLAYDQTVVFEGLDLRIETGEVTTLIGANGCGKSTLLKAFGRLLTPTAGTVELDGRGVRSIPTREVARRLAILPQKPLTPSATTVRDLVSRGRHPHQSLLKPWTPADTIAVDEALAATGLETLADRDTASLSGGQLQRAWIALVLAQRAPTILLDEPTTFLDLSHQLDVLRLVRSINRERGATVVMVLHDLTLAGRYSDRLVVVGGGRVIADGTPWEVLTPAVLREAFDLDAIVIPDPSSGSPLIVPVDPDDAIALDAE comes from the coding sequence ATGACCGACCCCGCCACGACCCCCTCGCTCGTGAAGGAACGCCCGACGCCCGCCCTCGAGGCGAGGGGCGTCTCCCTGGCCTACGACCAGACGGTGGTCTTCGAGGGACTGGACCTCCGCATCGAGACGGGCGAGGTCACGACGCTCATCGGCGCCAACGGCTGCGGCAAGTCGACCCTGCTGAAGGCGTTCGGCCGCCTGCTCACCCCGACCGCCGGCACGGTCGAGCTCGACGGTCGCGGCGTCCGCTCGATCCCGACCCGCGAGGTCGCGCGCCGCCTGGCGATCCTGCCGCAGAAGCCACTGACGCCGTCGGCGACGACCGTCCGCGACCTCGTCTCGCGGGGACGGCACCCGCACCAGAGCCTCCTCAAGCCGTGGACGCCCGCCGACACGATCGCCGTCGACGAGGCGCTCGCCGCCACCGGTCTCGAGACGCTCGCCGACCGCGACACGGCCTCCCTGTCGGGCGGGCAGCTGCAGCGCGCTTGGATCGCCCTGGTGCTCGCGCAGCGTGCCCCCACGATCCTGCTCGACGAGCCGACGACCTTCCTCGACCTCAGCCACCAGCTCGACGTCCTCCGACTCGTGCGGTCGATCAACCGCGAGCGCGGCGCGACGGTCGTCATGGTCCTGCACGACCTCACCCTCGCCGGCCGGTACTCCGACCGGCTCGTCGTCGTGGGCGGCGGCCGGGTCATCGCCGACGGGACACCCTGGGAGGTCCTCACCCCGGCCGTGCTCCGGGAGGCGTTCGACCTCGACGCCATCGTCATCCCCGACCCGAGCAGCGGCTCGCCGCTCATCGTGCCCGTCGACCCCGACGACGCGATCGCCCTCGACGCGGAGTGA
- a CDS encoding iron chelate uptake ABC transporter family permease subunit, translating into MSAVREGSRFFGRLWRGRVVGVTIACLVVALAFALLGIVAGSSSLTIPDVITTLLGGGTGGQELIVFELRLPRVVGGLLVGASLGLAGALTQTFARNPLATPDILGVTSGAALGAVAAIVLVGGSYSVGAGALSLGLPAMAAIGALVTSAAVYALSWRGGVDSFRLILIGIGATATLGGITSYLIARAQITEAAAAAQWLVGSLSGISWSSVWPVLVALVILTPIAVLQTSSLDISQLGDELSAGLGVAVQRHRIVVIACAVLLVAAAVSAAGPIEFVAFVAPQIARRLARTGRPPLLASALLGAVIVTGGDALVRGVLPGEIPVGIITAIVGAPYLIWLLTRRKERETSA; encoded by the coding sequence GTGAGCGCCGTGCGGGAGGGCAGCCGCTTCTTCGGCCGTCTGTGGCGAGGTCGGGTCGTCGGCGTCACGATCGCCTGCCTCGTCGTGGCCCTGGCGTTCGCCCTGCTCGGGATCGTCGCCGGCTCGTCATCCCTGACGATCCCCGACGTCATCACCACGCTGCTCGGCGGCGGGACCGGTGGTCAGGAACTCATCGTGTTCGAGCTCCGCCTCCCCCGGGTCGTCGGCGGTCTCCTCGTCGGCGCGTCCCTGGGACTCGCCGGGGCCCTGACCCAGACCTTCGCCCGCAACCCGCTCGCGACCCCGGACATCCTCGGCGTGACCTCGGGTGCCGCGCTCGGGGCCGTTGCCGCGATCGTGCTCGTCGGCGGCAGCTACTCCGTCGGCGCCGGCGCGCTCAGTCTCGGCCTGCCCGCCATGGCGGCGATCGGCGCGCTCGTCACCTCGGCCGCCGTCTACGCGTTGTCCTGGCGCGGCGGGGTCGACAGCTTCCGACTCATCCTCATCGGCATCGGAGCCACCGCGACCCTTGGCGGCATCACGAGCTACCTCATCGCCCGGGCGCAGATCACCGAGGCGGCAGCGGCTGCGCAGTGGCTCGTCGGCAGCCTCTCGGGCATCTCCTGGTCGAGCGTGTGGCCGGTGCTCGTCGCGCTGGTGATTCTGACGCCGATCGCGGTCCTGCAGACGAGCAGCCTCGACATCAGCCAGCTCGGTGACGAGTTGTCGGCCGGCCTCGGCGTCGCCGTCCAGCGGCATCGGATCGTCGTCATCGCGTGCGCGGTCCTGCTCGTCGCCGCAGCCGTGTCCGCCGCGGGGCCGATCGAGTTCGTCGCCTTCGTCGCTCCGCAGATCGCCCGCCGCCTCGCCCGCACCGGTCGCCCGCCGCTGCTCGCCTCCGCGCTGCTCGGCGCCGTCATCGTGACGGGCGGCGACGCACTCGTCCGCGGCGTCCTGCCGGGCGAGATCCCGGTGGGCATCATCACCGCGATCGTCGGCGCGCCCTATCTCATCTGGTTGCTGACGCGCCGCAAGGAACGGGAGACCTCCGCATGA
- a CDS encoding iron ABC transporter permease, with the protein MRSASLLRSRRALAVGTLAAVLLVVALASLMLGSNLISPVAVLTALFDPTQDTGAVVWGSRVPRTVLGVLVGVCLGIAGAVMQGQTRNPLADPGLFGVSAGASLAVVVGVYVLGTSSVVTTLWLALLGATVASVIVFSVAALGRGLSSPVPLAIAGTAVSALLVALTSYLVLSDETTLAAYRIWVVGSLSGRSLTGVDAALVFAGLGLVFAVANIRSLNALALGTELANGLGENLIRARLVGLAAITLLTAAAVALTGPIAFVGLTAPHIARTLVGGHHGWLLPASGLVGGSVLLACDVIGRLIGGTAEVPVGVVLTVVGGVAFIAIVRRGRMAEL; encoded by the coding sequence ATGCGCAGCGCGTCCCTCCTCCGATCGAGACGCGCGCTCGCCGTCGGCACACTGGCCGCCGTGCTCCTCGTCGTCGCCCTCGCGAGTCTGATGCTCGGTAGCAACCTCATCAGTCCCGTGGCCGTCCTCACCGCACTGTTCGACCCCACCCAGGACACCGGCGCCGTCGTGTGGGGGTCGCGGGTGCCGCGCACGGTGCTCGGCGTCCTCGTCGGCGTCTGCCTCGGGATCGCCGGTGCCGTCATGCAGGGGCAGACCCGCAACCCGCTCGCCGACCCCGGCCTGTTCGGCGTCTCCGCCGGCGCGAGTCTCGCGGTCGTCGTCGGGGTCTACGTGCTCGGCACGAGCTCGGTGGTCACGACGCTCTGGCTCGCTCTGCTCGGCGCCACCGTCGCCAGCGTCATCGTGTTCTCCGTCGCCGCACTCGGCCGCGGACTCTCGAGTCCCGTCCCGCTCGCGATCGCCGGCACCGCCGTCTCGGCCCTCCTCGTCGCCCTGACCTCGTACCTCGTGCTGTCCGACGAGACGACCCTCGCCGCCTATCGCATCTGGGTGGTCGGTTCACTGTCCGGCCGATCGCTCACGGGCGTCGACGCGGCCCTCGTCTTCGCCGGGCTCGGCCTCGTGTTCGCGGTGGCCAACATCCGCTCGTTGAACGCCCTGGCGCTCGGGACCGAGCTGGCGAACGGGCTCGGCGAGAACCTCATCCGCGCGCGACTCGTGGGGCTCGCCGCGATCACCCTGCTCACGGCCGCCGCCGTCGCCTTGACCGGCCCGATCGCCTTCGTCGGACTCACCGCGCCGCACATCGCCCGCACGCTCGTGGGCGGGCATCACGGCTGGCTGCTCCCCGCCTCGGGACTCGTCGGCGGGAGCGTGCTGCTCGCGTGCGACGTGATCGGTCGCCTCATCGGTGGCACCGCCGAGGTGCCGGTGGGTGTCGTCCTCACCGTCGTGGGTGGGGTCGCCTTCATCGCCATCGTGCGCCGCGGACGGATGGCGGAGCTGTGA
- a CDS encoding MFS transporter, whose amino-acid sequence MAIQSARENNPRGADTTTAGQSDIDRDGLDSRVHRRRAILASSVGTVIEWYDFTLYGLASALVFAPLFFPGAGDLAGLLGAFAGFAVGFGARPIGGLIFAHYGDKLGRKPTLLITLLFMGVATTFIGLLPTAETIGIWAPILLIVLRIFQGMGSGAEFAGAITMASESADVKHRAFAASFPGASVYVGMALATTVFAVVSTLPIEQFQSWGWRIPFLASVVIVAFALYFRLRVKETKAFESAEERGAVTSAPLVGAIRSHWRVILCGMGLFAFALPWVYVVQVFSLSYVTGTLSVNPTEALIGLIVAEVLTIPTALLFGRLADRIGRKPVLMGAAIFGVVYAFPMFLLYDTEQSALVALGLILGLAVIQGATIGTSGALLAEIFPTSMRWSGIALSREIPAALVGGTVPLVATALVAASGGAPWLVAAYLLVLSAIGVVGIAFLPETLPRKQRG is encoded by the coding sequence ATGGCCATCCAGAGCGCGCGCGAGAACAACCCACGCGGAGCAGACACCACCACCGCAGGCCAGAGCGACATCGATCGCGACGGCCTCGACTCCCGGGTGCACCGCCGCCGCGCCATCCTCGCCAGCTCGGTCGGCACCGTCATCGAGTGGTACGACTTCACCCTCTATGGGCTGGCCTCCGCGCTCGTGTTCGCGCCGCTGTTCTTCCCTGGCGCCGGTGACCTCGCCGGCCTGCTCGGCGCGTTCGCCGGCTTCGCGGTCGGCTTCGGTGCCCGCCCGATCGGCGGCCTGATCTTCGCCCACTACGGCGACAAGCTCGGGCGCAAACCGACGTTGCTCATCACGCTCCTCTTCATGGGCGTCGCGACCACGTTCATCGGTCTCCTCCCCACCGCCGAGACCATCGGGATCTGGGCTCCGATCCTGCTCATCGTGCTGCGGATCTTCCAGGGCATGGGCTCGGGTGCCGAATTCGCCGGCGCGATCACGATGGCGAGCGAGTCCGCCGACGTGAAGCACCGTGCGTTCGCCGCGTCGTTCCCCGGCGCCTCCGTGTACGTGGGCATGGCGCTCGCGACCACCGTCTTCGCCGTGGTGAGCACCCTGCCGATCGAGCAGTTCCAGAGCTGGGGTTGGCGGATCCCGTTCCTCGCGAGCGTCGTCATCGTCGCGTTCGCGCTGTACTTCCGGCTGCGGGTCAAGGAGACGAAGGCGTTCGAGAGCGCAGAGGAGCGCGGCGCGGTCACCTCGGCACCGCTGGTCGGCGCCATCCGCTCGCACTGGCGGGTGATCCTCTGCGGCATGGGGCTCTTCGCGTTCGCACTGCCGTGGGTCTACGTCGTGCAGGTGTTCTCGCTGTCATACGTGACGGGCACGCTGAGCGTGAACCCGACGGAGGCGCTCATCGGCCTCATCGTCGCCGAGGTCCTGACCATCCCGACGGCGCTGCTGTTCGGTCGCCTCGCCGACCGCATCGGTCGGAAGCCCGTCCTCATGGGCGCCGCGATCTTCGGCGTGGTCTACGCGTTCCCGATGTTCCTGCTCTACGACACGGAGCAGTCGGCCCTCGTCGCCCTGGGCCTCATCCTCGGGTTGGCCGTCATCCAGGGGGCCACCATCGGCACCTCGGGTGCACTGCTCGCCGAGATCTTCCCGACCTCGATGCGCTGGAGCGGCATCGCGCTCTCGCGTGAGATCCCGGCCGCCCTCGTCGGCGGGACGGTCCCGCTCGTCGCGACCGCGCTCGTCGCCGCGAGCGGTGGCGCACCGTGGTTGGTGGCGGCGTACCTGCTGGTGCTCAGCGCGATCGGCGTCGTCGGAATCGCGTTCCTCCCGGAGACCCTGCCGCGCAAGCAGCGCGGATGA
- a CDS encoding MaoC family dehydratase N-terminal domain-containing protein — protein sequence MERTEQLDLRPASWYRSTFATAAPEPVLGEGLPAGWEGVHFPFETPFAQLREDGSPAEDGVLPVIDLPRRMYAGEDTEFLSPLRYGDVVTQRTSLGSLVEKQGRAGRLVFADLVREYLVDGEVAVRSTWHDVFLEAQPAVPSPRTAAPEVAAEDALDPDAGADWAVTRSLDSRQLFRFSAVTGNTHRIHYDRQWAREVEGLDDLLVHGPLTRILVLDALTANAGDRRLASVRFRAKAPVLVDTSFRIAGTDGPEGTSVVVRAADGTVLASADATWRP from the coding sequence GTGGAACGGACGGAGCAGCTGGACCTGCGCCCCGCCTCCTGGTACCGCAGCACCTTCGCGACCGCGGCACCGGAACCGGTCCTCGGAGAGGGGCTCCCCGCCGGCTGGGAGGGCGTCCACTTCCCGTTCGAGACGCCGTTCGCGCAGCTCCGGGAGGACGGCTCACCGGCGGAGGACGGCGTGCTGCCGGTCATCGACCTGCCGCGCCGCATGTACGCGGGGGAGGACACCGAGTTCCTGTCGCCCCTCCGCTACGGCGACGTGGTGACGCAGCGCACGAGCCTCGGTTCGCTCGTCGAGAAGCAGGGGCGGGCCGGACGGCTCGTCTTCGCCGACCTCGTGCGGGAGTACCTCGTCGACGGCGAGGTCGCCGTCCGCAGCACCTGGCACGACGTGTTCCTCGAGGCGCAGCCCGCGGTGCCCTCCCCACGGACGGCGGCACCCGAGGTGGCCGCCGAGGACGCGCTCGATCCCGACGCCGGAGCCGACTGGGCCGTGACCCGGTCACTCGACTCCCGCCAGCTGTTCCGCTTCTCGGCCGTGACGGGCAACACGCACCGCATCCACTACGACCGCCAGTGGGCGCGTGAGGTCGAGGGGCTCGACGACCTCCTCGTGCACGGTCCGCTCACCCGCATCCTGGTGCTCGACGCCCTCACCGCGAACGCCGGTGATCGGCGACTCGCGTCGGTCCGGTTCCGGGCGAAGGCGCCGGTGCTCGTCGACACTTCGTTCCGCATCGCGGGAACGGACGGCCCGGAGGGCACCTCGGTCGTCGTGCGTGCCGCCGACGGCACGGTCCTGGCCTCGGCGGACGCCACCTGGCGCCCCTGA
- a CDS encoding ABC transporter ATP-binding protein yields MTGLEFSGLTVRYGHGASAHTAVDGFDLTVRPGTSHGLVGESGSGKSTVAAAAVGLVIPSAGGIRLNGADIVGRSSAARRARRRVQLVFQDPYSALDPRMPIGLSIAEGSRATGRSWSRSEQRSRVGELLERVHIDPDRANDLPSAFSGGQRQRITIARALAAEPEVLIADEITSALDVSVQGVVLNLLRELQRELELTVLFISHNLAVVNYMCDTVSVMQAGRVVEAGPTATVLAAPEDVYTRELLASVPVMGRRMTWDED; encoded by the coding sequence ATGACCGGTCTCGAGTTCTCCGGCCTCACGGTCCGTTACGGCCACGGCGCGTCCGCGCACACCGCGGTCGACGGCTTCGACCTCACGGTCCGCCCGGGCACGTCCCACGGCCTCGTGGGGGAGTCCGGCTCGGGCAAGTCGACGGTCGCCGCGGCCGCCGTCGGTCTCGTCATCCCGAGCGCCGGCGGCATCCGACTGAACGGCGCCGACATCGTCGGGCGCTCGTCCGCTGCCCGTCGTGCGCGTCGACGCGTGCAACTCGTCTTCCAGGACCCGTACTCCGCGCTCGACCCGCGCATGCCGATCGGACTGTCGATCGCCGAGGGGTCCCGGGCGACCGGGCGCTCCTGGAGTCGCTCGGAGCAGCGGTCACGGGTGGGCGAGCTGCTCGAGCGCGTGCACATCGACCCGGACCGCGCGAACGACCTGCCGTCGGCGTTCTCGGGTGGTCAGCGGCAGCGCATCACGATCGCCCGGGCGCTCGCGGCCGAACCGGAGGTCCTGATCGCCGACGAGATCACCTCGGCGCTCGACGTGTCGGTGCAGGGCGTCGTCCTCAACCTGCTGCGCGAGCTGCAGCGTGAGCTCGAACTCACGGTGCTGTTCATCTCCCACAACCTCGCCGTCGTGAACTACATGTGCGACACGGTGAGCGTGATGCAAGCCGGCCGGGTCGTGGAGGCGGGGCCCACGGCGACCGTCCTGGCCGCGCCGGAGGACGTCTACACCCGCGAGCTCCTGGCCTCCGTGCCCGTGATGGGCCGCCGCATGACCTGGGACGAGGACTAG
- a CDS encoding dipeptide/oligopeptide/nickel ABC transporter permease/ATP-binding protein, producing MSTRPTTSGPTPSRRSPVLDRLSTPRGLTGAIGALLIIVVAVVGPTVWGSAADTTSVADRLAGASLAHPFGTDELGRDVFARVMVATRVSVLLTLGATAISVVGGVLLGAVATVLPRPLRRLVTALIDILLSFPWLLMALFFSVIWGASATGAMLAVGFAGVPTFARLTYTLASSLIGRDYVKAARIAGVGQAEVLVRHVMPNMLPPMLVNAAVSASGTLLAFAGLSFLGLGVQAPEYDWGRLLGLGIARIYGNPMAAIGPGIALVVCGVIFTQLGELWNESSKRLLGLPAPARRRTAAPATASAAAATPADQEPVVQVRDLRVAFPDRDGRLVERVHGISLTIMPGEVVGVVGESGSGKSVSAMAIAALLGPDSSVQASELSFRGIDMTAPLTKAERSRLGLELAMVFQDPLTSLNPSLTIGKQLRETVEVHEGLSAAESTKRAEAALESVRIPLPAKRLKQFPHELSGGMRQRAMIGMGLMGRPKLLIADEPTTALDVTVQRQVLRVLHEAQEQTGAAILLISHDIALVSGFCDRILVMKDGRIVESLDADRLHEARHPYTRGLIACVPDMTSDRTTPLPVIGAIDEEDLADRDQPITTEGQRA from the coding sequence ATGAGCACCCGTCCGACCACCTCAGGTCCCACCCCCTCACGCCGGTCCCCGGTGCTCGACCGCCTCAGCACCCCGCGCGGCCTGACCGGCGCGATCGGAGCGCTCCTGATCATCGTGGTCGCGGTCGTCGGCCCGACCGTCTGGGGGTCCGCCGCCGACACGACGTCCGTGGCCGACCGCCTCGCCGGTGCGAGCCTCGCCCACCCCTTCGGCACCGACGAGCTCGGCCGGGACGTCTTCGCCCGGGTCATGGTCGCCACGCGGGTGTCCGTCCTGCTGACCCTCGGCGCCACCGCGATCTCCGTCGTCGGCGGCGTCCTGCTCGGGGCCGTCGCGACGGTCCTGCCTCGCCCGCTGCGTCGACTCGTCACCGCGCTCATCGACATCCTGTTGTCGTTCCCGTGGCTCCTGATGGCCCTGTTCTTCTCGGTGATCTGGGGTGCGAGCGCCACTGGTGCGATGCTCGCCGTCGGGTTCGCCGGCGTGCCGACCTTCGCCCGCCTCACCTACACGCTCGCGTCGTCGCTCATCGGTCGCGACTACGTGAAGGCCGCGCGGATCGCCGGCGTCGGGCAGGCGGAGGTGCTCGTCCGGCACGTCATGCCGAACATGCTGCCGCCCATGCTCGTGAACGCGGCGGTCTCCGCTTCCGGCACGCTGCTCGCCTTCGCCGGCCTGTCCTTCCTCGGTCTCGGGGTGCAGGCGCCCGAGTACGACTGGGGTCGCCTCCTCGGCCTCGGTATCGCCCGCATCTACGGCAACCCGATGGCGGCGATCGGTCCCGGCATCGCGCTCGTCGTGTGCGGCGTCATCTTCACGCAGCTCGGCGAGCTCTGGAACGAGTCGTCGAAGCGGTTGCTCGGCCTGCCCGCGCCAGCGCGTCGTCGCACCGCGGCTCCGGCGACCGCCTCGGCTGCGGCTGCGACGCCCGCCGACCAGGAGCCCGTCGTGCAGGTGCGCGATCTCCGCGTCGCCTTCCCGGACCGCGACGGCCGTCTCGTCGAGCGCGTCCACGGCATCAGCCTCACGATCATGCCCGGCGAGGTCGTCGGTGTCGTCGGCGAGTCCGGATCGGGCAAGTCGGTGAGCGCGATGGCGATCGCCGCCCTCCTCGGGCCGGACTCCTCGGTGCAGGCCTCGGAGCTGAGCTTCCGCGGGATCGACATGACCGCGCCGCTGACGAAGGCCGAGCGCAGCCGCCTCGGCCTCGAGCTCGCGATGGTCTTCCAGGATCCGCTCACCTCGCTCAACCCCTCGCTCACGATCGGCAAGCAGCTCCGCGAGACCGTCGAGGTCCACGAGGGGCTGTCGGCGGCCGAGTCGACGAAGCGGGCCGAGGCCGCGCTCGAGTCGGTGCGGATCCCACTCCCGGCGAAGCGCCTGAAGCAGTTCCCACACGAGCTGTCCGGCGGCATGCGGCAACGGGCCATGATCGGCATGGGGCTCATGGGACGCCCGAAGCTGCTCATCGCCGACGAGCCCACGACGGCGCTCGACGTGACGGTGCAGCGCCAGGTCCTCCGGGTGCTCCACGAGGCACAGGAGCAGACGGGTGCTGCGATCCTGCTCATCTCGCACGACATCGCCCTCGTCAGCGGGTTCTGCGACCGCATCCTCGTCATGAAGGACGGCCGCATCGTCGAATCGCTCGACGCCGACCGCCTCCACGAGGCGCGGCACCCGTACACGCGTGGGCTCATCGCCTGCGTGCCCGACATGACCTCCGACCGCACCACGCCGCTCCCGGTCATCGGTGCGATCGATGAGGAGGACCTGGCCGATCGGGACCAGCCCATCACCACCGAAGGACAGCGCGCATGA
- a CDS encoding ABC transporter substrate-binding protein gives MTISSRLRRAALVLVPALALVGLAGCSPTAASDADSSGAWSYTDDTGTTVKLDQQPKRVASFADYALGLHGNGIDPVAVFGRVDVATDKRFADYDLGDTAIVGNSYGEIDLEALAEAAPDLIVTGIYPTDRDGTLDLKGPYYGVADVEQQEQLEKIAPVVAIKVGGKGADVIASLNKLSEALGADEDTIAAAKEKYDAAAADLTAAAKETDLEVTQMYADASGIYVVKPQDEPETELYSELGVKYTNANPDGYYYWDIYSWENAGQAMTGDVLLVNVEGFQQSDLEAQATFASHPALVAGQIHSWNTAALDYTSQAKQMETLAGILRESKAL, from the coding sequence ATGACGATCTCTTCACGCCTCCGCCGCGCCGCACTCGTTCTCGTGCCGGCGCTCGCCCTGGTCGGCCTCGCCGGCTGCTCCCCCACCGCCGCATCCGACGCCGACAGCAGCGGCGCCTGGAGCTACACCGACGACACCGGCACCACGGTCAAGCTCGACCAGCAGCCGAAGCGCGTCGCGAGCTTCGCCGACTACGCGCTCGGCCTGCACGGCAACGGCATCGACCCCGTCGCGGTCTTCGGTCGCGTCGACGTCGCCACCGACAAGCGCTTCGCGGACTACGACCTCGGCGACACGGCCATCGTCGGCAACAGCTACGGCGAGATCGACCTCGAGGCACTCGCCGAGGCGGCACCCGACCTCATCGTGACCGGGATCTACCCGACCGACCGCGACGGCACGCTCGACCTCAAGGGTCCCTACTACGGCGTCGCCGACGTCGAGCAGCAGGAGCAGCTGGAGAAGATCGCTCCGGTCGTCGCCATCAAGGTCGGCGGCAAGGGTGCCGACGTCATCGCCTCGCTCAACAAGCTGTCGGAGGCGCTCGGAGCCGACGAGGACACCATCGCCGCGGCGAAGGAGAAGTACGACGCCGCAGCAGCAGACCTGACCGCCGCAGCGAAGGAGACCGACCTCGAGGTCACGCAGATGTATGCGGACGCGAGCGGCATCTACGTCGTCAAGCCGCAGGACGAGCCGGAGACCGAGCTGTACAGCGAACTCGGCGTGAAGTACACGAACGCGAACCCGGACGGCTACTACTACTGGGACATCTACAGCTGGGAGAACGCTGGCCAGGCGATGACCGGTGACGTCCTACTCGTGAACGTCGAGGGCTTCCAGCAGAGCGACCTCGAGGCGCAGGCGACCTTCGCCTCGCACCCGGCACTCGTCGCCGGTCAGATCCACTCCTGGAACACCGCCGCCCTCGACTACACGTCGCAGGCGAAGCAGATGGAGACGCTCGCCGGCATCCTCCGTGAGTCGAAGGCGCTGTAG